GTAATGGGCGAGGCCGTCATTGATCTGCTCGATGAGAGGGCGCGCATAACCAATGCCACACTGCTCCAGAAGCTCCAGACCTTCCTGCTCGCAACAGAGGAACCGTGGCGGGAGGCAGCGATACGCAGCGCTATCAGAGACGTCCAGTCGGCAATTCTGGATGTTGGCAGCAAGGCGTCATCTCTGCACTGAGCGCGGCAACTCCGGGTGAACAGGCCAGGCACCCGGATTTAACATAAGAGTTCTTAGCGGCACCGCCCCGGACGGGTTCGGCGCGAAAGCGGCGTCAGCCCGGTAAAACCGGCAGTAAACTCCCCGGTAAACCGCGCCGCCTGCACCAGATAAATTTAACCCAAATGCATAGCCATGCAGCCGGGTGAATGGCTCCGGCTTTCGGCGGGGATCTGCGCCGAAATCCCCGTTTTATCGGGTTTGTCACAGCGACGGACCGTCATACGTCCGCTGGCGCTGCGATCGTTCCAGTTCCAGCGCTTTCTGGTGCTGCGCCGCCCGCTGCTGCTCCCGGTGCGCCTCGATTCCGTTCATCCTTGCGACAACCGGCGCAGCTGATCGCTCAAACTCTGCACCTGCCTGCTCAAGCCCGTGACGCGCTCGCTCAGCGCCGCGTTCTCCCGTTGCATAAGCCCAGACATCGTCCGCCATTCCGCGAAGGCGTTCTCCCACTCGTCCAGCCTTTTCGAGTAGTCCTGCTGTAGCTGCTCTAATGCGCTCAGCAACTGTTTTTCCAGCTCCGTCATGTGCTATTTCCCCTCCAGTATCATCCAGCTCGAATCCTCTCCGAACCGTCCCGCTTCCGGGTTCACCCTCACGCAGCGGCGTCTCTGCTCGCCGCAGGTCGAGAGCTGCACGCCGCTGTTCCGCTCGGACAGCATAGCCTGCGTGCTCTTCTGCTCCCGGATGGTCGTGTAATTGTCGAGTATCTGCTGACTCTGCCACCACAGAATGGCCGCGCCCGAGGCTATCAGCAGCGCGGAGACCAGGACGATGGTCAGCCATGTCTGGCTGACCATCCGCAGCATCCCTTTCGTGCGCTGGCGCATGGCTGAGGACAGCTTCTGGTCGTGGTCGAGGATGGCGGCGCTGATTCTCTTCTCGCTTTCGCTCAGTTCCGCTCTGACAGACTTCTCGTGCTCGCTGAATGCGGCTTTCAGCATCTCGCCGGTACTCTGCTGCTGCGCTTTCGATTTCTGCTCTAAGTCCTTCGCCAGCGTTAAAAGACTGTTCATAGATGGCTCCCTTCAGTCGGATGTTTCGCCCCCCGTCCGGGTCGGCAATGCTGATGCTGCTTTTTGTGGTCCGCACCACCTCAAAACCTGCGCTTTCCAGCGCCTCAGTGACGTCCTGACGGGTTTTCAGCTCCCCGGATGAGGCAAGGGCAAGCAGACCGCGCGTAATCGTCTGGGCGGCTTCCTGCTTCGTTTCCGGCAGCGCGGACGGCGTGACCAGCGCCCGCCGGTTCTCCGGCGCGTTCGGGTCGTGCAGCCCCAGCGTGCCGTTCACGATGGTCTGCCAGGCATCGATGCGCGGACGGTCGGCGCGGTCGTAATACGGCTGGAGCCGTCTGCCGGTCAGCAGCTCCGTGTTCGGGATGAGGAAATTCAGCTCCAGCCGTCCCTTATCCTGGTGCTCAACCCACAGCACGCTGTACTGGTCTTTATCGAGTCCGGGCATCAGAACCCGCTCGAAGCTCGCTATCAGCTTTTCACGCTGACCGGGCGGTAAATCCTGTTCGGCAAACGACAGCACACCGGAGGTGTA
This is a stretch of genomic DNA from Pantoea agglomerans. It encodes these proteins:
- a CDS encoding MbeD family mobilization/exclusion protein, which codes for MTELEKQLLSALEQLQQDYSKRLDEWENAFAEWRTMSGLMQRENAALSERVTGLSRQVQSLSDQLRRLSQG
- a CDS encoding MbeB family mobilization protein is translated as MNSLLTLAKDLEQKSKAQQQSTGEMLKAAFSEHEKSVRAELSESEKRISAAILDHDQKLSSAMRQRTKGMLRMVSQTWLTIVLVSALLIASGAAILWWQSQQILDNYTTIREQKSTQAMLSERNSGVQLSTCGEQRRRCVRVNPEAGRFGEDSSWMILEGK